The following coding sequences are from one Sphingobium sp. Cam5-1 window:
- a CDS encoding sigma-54 interaction domain-containing protein codes for MASLDVSRGVCALVPGLQHWLENAFYMVRIVDAQSPRERDDRRVLLATEIGHATHRDILINMIDGTPSLVPAANGLPARVAFGLEDMAFAFALIAELARPASVPAVGDAASTRLMTLAGRVARSDATVLIQGDTGTGKEGMARFLHAQSGRISHDFIAVNCAALPETMMEAMLFGHKKGSFTGAANASDGLFLAADGGTLFLDEIAELPLPLQAKLLRALQEGEILPVGATHPVPVNVRIIAACNRDLAAEVAAGRFREDLYWRLNVMPLELRPLAERAGDVTAIAAAMLLRHQDFVWPTAAALEKLAAHVWPGNARELGNVLQRAIVLRDGERIDADDLHIASAPQLRVVGAPAPVEPVRLRDVAHQSKLEAVRAALRETDGHRAAAAAKLGISERTLRYRLAEMRELAAA; via the coding sequence ATGGCATCGTTAGACGTCAGCCGAGGAGTCTGCGCCCTCGTTCCGGGCCTGCAGCACTGGCTGGAAAATGCCTTTTACATGGTACGCATTGTCGATGCGCAAAGCCCGCGTGAGCGTGATGATCGTCGCGTGCTGCTGGCGACCGAGATCGGCCATGCCACCCATCGCGACATCCTGATCAACATGATCGACGGCACGCCTTCGCTTGTGCCTGCCGCCAACGGCCTGCCCGCCCGCGTGGCATTCGGTCTTGAAGACATGGCCTTCGCCTTTGCCCTGATCGCTGAGCTGGCCCGTCCCGCGAGCGTCCCGGCAGTAGGTGACGCCGCCAGCACCCGCCTGATGACGCTGGCTGGCCGGGTTGCGCGCAGCGACGCCACCGTCCTGATCCAGGGCGACACCGGCACGGGTAAGGAAGGCATGGCCCGTTTCCTTCATGCGCAGTCGGGCCGCATTTCCCACGACTTTATCGCCGTCAACTGCGCCGCGCTTCCTGAAACCATGATGGAAGCGATGCTGTTCGGTCACAAGAAGGGCAGCTTCACTGGCGCGGCCAATGCTTCGGACGGCCTGTTCCTGGCGGCTGATGGCGGCACGCTTTTCCTCGACGAAATCGCCGAACTGCCGCTGCCGCTTCAGGCAAAGCTGCTGCGCGCTCTGCAGGAAGGCGAAATCCTGCCCGTCGGCGCGACCCATCCGGTGCCGGTCAATGTCCGCATCATCGCCGCCTGCAACCGTGACCTCGCCGCCGAAGTCGCTGCTGGCCGCTTCCGTGAAGATCTTTACTGGCGTCTCAACGTCATGCCGCTGGAACTGCGTCCGCTGGCCGAGCGTGCTGGCGACGTGACCGCGATCGCCGCCGCCATGCTGCTGCGTCATCAGGATTTCGTCTGGCCGACCGCCGCCGCGCTGGAAAAGCTGGCCGCCCATGTCTGGCCCGGCAATGCCCGTGAGCTGGGCAATGTGCTTCAGCGCGCCATCGTGCTGCGCGATGGCGAGCGGATCGACGCAGACGACCTGCACATCGCCAGCGCGCCCCAGCTGCGTGTCGTGGGCGCGCCTGCCCCGGTCGAGCCGGTTCGCCTGCGCGACGTCGCTCACCAGTCGAAACTGGAGGCAGTTCGCGCCGCGCTGCGTGAGACGGACGGCCACCGCGCCGCTGCCGCCGCCAAGCTTGGCATTTCAGAACGCACCCTGCGCTACCGGCTTGCCGAGATGCGCGAACTTGCAGCGGCTTGA
- a CDS encoding flagellin N-terminal helical domain-containing protein, whose product MTVIGTNSSALRAANASALAGKSLSTAMERLSSGKRINSAKDDAAGLAISSQMTSQIKGMTQGIRNANDGISLAQTAEGALGEVANMLQRIRELAVQSKSETYSATDRTNLNAEATALKTQITSVLATTEFNGVRIFNSAAGATYTAKAGNVNIQAGANSGDVVNIAFAALTNLASSDVSTTTGAATALTDVDTMLKDVATTRASLGAAQNQLESTVNGLTNNITNLSDARSRIEDADFSAETTALAKAQILNQASTAMLAQANQSQQNVLKLIQ is encoded by the coding sequence ATGACTGTTATCGGAACCAACTCTTCTGCTCTGCGCGCCGCCAACGCTTCGGCTCTCGCAGGCAAGTCGCTGAGCACCGCCATGGAGCGTCTGTCGAGCGGCAAGCGCATCAACAGCGCCAAGGACGACGCAGCAGGCCTCGCGATCAGCTCGCAGATGACCTCGCAGATCAAGGGCATGACCCAGGGCATCCGCAACGCCAATGACGGTATCTCGCTGGCCCAGACGGCGGAAGGCGCGCTCGGCGAAGTCGCCAACATGCTGCAGCGCATCCGCGAACTGGCCGTCCAGTCGAAGTCGGAAACCTACTCGGCCACCGATCGCACCAACCTGAACGCTGAAGCGACCGCGCTGAAGACGCAGATCACGAGCGTCCTCGCCACAACCGAATTCAACGGCGTCCGCATCTTCAACAGCGCGGCTGGCGCAACCTACACTGCCAAAGCGGGCAACGTGAACATTCAGGCTGGCGCCAATTCCGGCGACGTGGTGAACATCGCTTTCGCGGCACTGACCAACCTTGCTTCTTCGGACGTCAGCACGACGACCGGCGCGGCAACCGCCCTGACCGACGTCGACACCATGCTGAAGGATGTCGCAACGACCCGCGCTTCGCTCGGTGCTGCTCAGAACCAGCTGGAATCGACGGTCAATGGTCTGACCAACAACATCACCAATCTCTCTGACGCCCGCAGCCGCATCGAAGACGCCGACTTCTCGGCCGAAACGACCGCCCTCGCCAAGGCGCAGATCCTGAACCAGGCTTCGACGGCGATGCTCGCTCAGGCGAACCAGAGCCAGCAGAACGTCCTGAAGCTGATCCAGTAA
- the fliE gene encoding flagellar hook-basal body complex protein FliE → MTSISPTDSVMAIRNAILQKNAALRDVAQTGTVGGGVGVGGAEGTKPGGFTEALNSALQQVNGLQSQAGEAASAFERGETTDIAAVMLAKQQASVSFEATLQVRNKLLSAYKDIMSMPV, encoded by the coding sequence ATGACCAGCATTTCCCCGACTGACAGCGTGATGGCGATACGCAACGCCATCCTTCAGAAGAACGCCGCCCTGCGCGACGTTGCCCAGACCGGCACGGTCGGCGGCGGTGTGGGTGTTGGCGGGGCCGAGGGCACGAAGCCCGGCGGCTTCACCGAAGCGCTCAACTCCGCGCTCCAGCAGGTGAACGGCCTGCAGAGCCAGGCTGGGGAGGCGGCTTCCGCCTTCGAACGGGGCGAAACGACTGACATCGCCGCCGTCATGCTGGCCAAGCAGCAGGCTTCGGTCAGCTTCGAAGCGACCCTTCAGGTCCGCAACAAACTCCTGTCCGCTTATAAGGACATCATGAGCATGCCGGTATAA